The DNA segment ATAGAAATGTCCTCCAGTCTCAATGAGGTTATTATCAAAACGTGTAAGTTCTTCGGACTCAAAATGTCCGTCGCTTAATGTGCCGATAATAGTTCTGCCGCTAGTTGCTCCTAGATCGACGGCAAAGAAATTTTTATTTTTTCCCATGATTTGTAGTGCAGGTTGTATTAAAATTTAATAATGCAAAGATAAAGTATCACCAACAATCCAAACCACGTTTTTTGATTTTTAATCTTTAAGTTTTGAGATTATGAGTGTTTATCGCAATTCGCTAGGTCTCCTACCTGTTTTAATTTTGAATCTTGAAGAGAAATAATCAGGGGTCTCGAAATTTAGGCGGTATGCGATCTCTTTGACAGACAGGTCTGTAGATGTAAGAAGTTCCTTTGCACGCTGCAGTTTTAGATCTTGCTGGTACAAAGCAGGACTAATACCTGTATATTCTTTAAAAAGCTTACGAAATGTGGAATAACTTATACCAAATTCTTCTGCCAGTTGCTGTATGGTAAGAGATTTTTCTACATCTTCACGTATACGTAACTGTGCTCTTTTTATCATATCAACATGGCTCTGGTTTTTGTTGAGTATTATATTTCTTTCAAGAGAGTACATTAGCCCTATCATATGGTTTACTATACCAGCGAGTAATTGTTGTGAATAAGCAGCTTCTTCTATTGCTGCATTATATGCAGAACGGTATAGTTGTACTAACTCTTCAGAATATCCAACATGGTAAATTGGTCTTTCCGGCGATAAAAAGTTTTCCTTTAGTCGTACGTCCATATTTTGCCCTTTGAATCCAATCCAATAGCTTTTCCAGCCAGTGTCTTTGTCTGGATAATAAGAATGCCATTCGCCTGGAAAAAGCAAGTGGATGTCACCTTCTTTGAGAGTAACAAGTTGATTTAAATGATCTGACATAAAATAACCTTGACCTTCTATTGTGTATAGCATTTGGTATTCGTTAAGTATGCGACCTTTATCTACATTGAAATAATATCCGTCTGCGTGGCCAGTAGTAGGATAATTCTCATTAGGGGCGATCTCTTCATAACCGACAGTTTCAACTATCAGTCCCCAACGCATATCGCGTTCGTTTGCGACTAAATATTTACTCTTTTTTAGCATAATTACATGGTATCCAAATCCAAAATATAGAACCTTTCCCAACAGTAGAATCAACCCCTATCTTACCATTATAGCGTTCAGCGATAGTCTTACATATAGAGAGTCCAAGTCCTGTTCCTTGTACAAAATCATTTAATTTCACAAATCTCTCGAAAATTTTTTCTCTTTTGTCATCAGGTATACCTGAACCAGTATCTTCGCAGTATATGTGTAATCCATTATTTATATATTTATATCCTACCTTTATATATCCACTTTTTGTATATTTAATAGCATTTGTTACGAAGTTTGTTATAACTTGGTTTAATCTGCCAGCATCAATGTGAAGACTCATCTTTTTGAATGGATTCTCTATTATATAATTGACTTTAGGATTCTTTACTCTTTGTTTGAGAGATGTGCATATATCGTTAAAGGCAACAACCCAGTCTACATCCGAAGGTGAAAGTGTTTGCGTGTTTGAATCCATTTCGCTTAGTTCAAGTATGTCATTGATCAATCTAAGCAACATATCACAATTATTATTTATTATGTGTAAGAAATCATTTCTGTCTTTCTTTTCTAGTCCTTCAAGCAAATCAGAAAATCCTACAATAGAATTTAGTGGGGTTCTTATTTCATGACTCATGTTTGCTAGAAACATACTCTTCATCTTTTCACTTCTTTCTGCGTTGTCTGTTTCAATTTTTAGTCGGTCTTGTGTTTGCATTAATTCTGTAACATCGTGCATTGTACCGCGATATTCTGAAATAACCCCATCAGAGTTGTATATTGGTACTCCATTTATAGCTAGCCAAATGTCATCCTTGTTGAAACATTGCTTAAAGTGTTGTATTATATTAATTGATTTTGGTTTATCACGGTCTTCTTGATTTAATATTTTTGTTATTTCTGTTTTGTTATTATCAGATAGTTTACCGATATATTCTTCAAGTGTTATTGACTTCTCGTATTGTTTAAGATTCTTTGAATATTTAATCGTTTGTTCTTTTAGATCGTATATCCATATTCGTGTATTACTCATATCAAGGATATTCCTAAGCATATCCGAATATGTTTTCATTCTAATCTCTGCTTTTTTATACTTATTTGCATTCTCTGTAAGTGATATATATATATATCTTTCATATGATATATCTTTTATAGCCGCAATTATATAGATGGTATTCCCTTCATTGTCTTTTACGGGTTCTATTTGTAATTCTACATAGATGTCAAGACCTTTTTCTTTTATTACTATATTTGATGATGCATAAAGAGGCAATATGTTATTGTCTTTATCTTTAAGCAAATTACCTATCTCACCTTCAAAAATATTATATTTACCGATATATCCTTCCAGATTCTTTATTTTAAAAATTCTGCACATTTGTTTATTAGAGTTTATCAGGAAACCATCCTTGTCGTAAAAAGATAGTCCGATAAGTGCGGAATTTAGAATTGCTATATATTTATCAGACATCTCTTTATATTGTATTCTCTCAGTTATTTCATTAGTGATATCTTTCCAAGTCATAACAATCTTTGAAATCTTATTAGATTTCCTTTTCTCTGCAATTGCTGTTATTCTATAATATTCCCATTGTGGTTTAGTAGTATAACTTATATTATATTTTATAACCTCTTCAAGTGTCTCTCTTTTGCCTAAAGCTATTTCGTGCAGTCTATTTATGAATTCATTATTATCAGGATGAATTCTCTTGATACTCCATGATTTATTATTTGCGTATATTTCATCTGGATTTATTATTAAAATATTTGATCTGTCCATCTTTAGTGCTAAAGCTCTCATCCTGAATAGATTTCTTGCATGTTTCTTTGCCTCCTTTATCTTATTGCGTTGAATATGAATAAAAACTAAAGATATTACTATACACATTGACAGTATTAGTATTCCTAATGATACAATTGCAGAATTGTCTTTCTTGTATGTCTGATGTTTAAACCATTTAGCATGCAAGAAGTCGACTTCTCCATTCTGCTGCATGTGAGCTAGCTGTTCATCCATTATATTAACGATCTTGCTGTCTTTGCTGACAAAGAACATTGCTTGAATAGGCAAATTTAGCTCTGATAAAACAAGATCTTTCATTCCATATTTGTGTATTAACCATTTAGAAGGCTCTTTAACCCATATTATGCCGTCAGCCTTACCTAGCATTACAGCCCTCATAGCTAGGTGAATATCGTTAGTTTCTTTTAAGTGTAATGAAGTAAATTTTTTTCGAAAAACGTATTCAGATATATCACCTTTCTGAGTATATAATAATTTATTAGTAATATCTTTATCTTTGTTCGTGATTTTATTGTTTCTAAGGTGCAATATACAAATTCTATAATACCCTAAAGGAATATTGCCAAAGTAAAGTCTTTCTCCAAAACCTGAACGTTTTGCGTCAATAGCTAAGTCAAAATCTTGGTGATTGTACATTTTCACTTGTTTTTCTGATTCTTGCATTATAAACTTATGAGGTATTGCTAATAAAGATAAAATGCGGTCTGTTACTTCTATATTGAATCCTGCAGCTTGTCCATTGTCGTCAATATACTCGTAAGGTGGATAATTCCAGTCGCACAAAACTTTCATAGGATGCTCTTTCGTGAATCTTTGGAGGCCTTCTATGGATGAATTAGCTGAAATACCTGTAATAGATGTCAGTAATATTATAATAGTTATGATAACGCTTTTTGTCATACAACTTCCATCTCTTTTATTGGAATAATCCTACATGGTATTCTTACCCATGCAGTGGTACCGTAATTTTCTTTACTTTCGATATGTATATTCCCATCCATTAGTTCTGCTATCACTTTACAGAAACTAAGTCCCAGACCAGACCCACGTTCATCATTGCTTGTTTTTACAAATTTATTAAAAATTTTACCAATCATTTTTTCAGGGATACCACATCCTGTATCTTCTATAAAGATAATCAGGTATCCTTCTTCATACTTGTATTTAGCACTAATATGTCCATCTTTAGTATATTTAATGGCGTTGTCTAACAAATTATCAATTATGATTGTTATAAGTCTATAGTCAATTTCTAATAAATATTTGTTGTAATCGCAGTCTTCTATGAAATTCAGTCTGGCGTTTTCCAATTTTTTTTTGGCTAAATAGCACCTTTGTTTGAAAAGTATTGAAATATCGCATTTTTCTTTTTTTACATCAATCATTCCTGCATCTAGTTTGCTTAAAAACAATACGTCATTGACAATCTTTAGAAGGAGATTTGAGTTCCTTTTTATTTCATTAACGAAGAATGATTCATCTTCTTTATTCTTAACATCAGATAGCAATTCTGAAAATCCAACTACAGCCTGTAGTGGAGTTCTTATCTCAAAGCTCATGTTCTTAAGAAAAGCGCTTTTAAGAACGTCGGCTTTTTGAGCCTCTTTCTTTTTCTTTTCCAAATTGTTTTGGGCTTCTGCCAATTCTGATATATTAATGGCAAGTCCGAAGAAATTCTTAATATTTCCATTATTTTCAAATTCAGGCAAACCGATAAAATTATAATGACTATTCTTATTATGTCTATATATTTCTATATTTATACTAAAAATATCATTAAATCCATCTCTTATTTTTTTAATTATACTTTCTGCTTTAGCTTTACTTTCATTAGTCAAATAATTCATCCATGCATCTTTCCTAAATTCTTTACCTATGTTATTAGCATCGTTACTTATTCTAAATGAATATTCATTTTTACTCAACCAGAATATTCTTATTCCACAGCTTTTAAGTACATGGTTTATGTTATCAGCATAAATTTTAATATCATTCATTGCATTTCTGGTCTTTTCCACATAATTATCAACTTCTCTAAACGACTTAACGTCATCTGTAATGTCTATAAAACTAGAAGAGCATCCCGTATAATTACTATTATTGTCATATATAGCTACCATTCTATTTTCAATTATTACATTTCTTTGTTGCTGAGCATATCTTAATGTGGTTTCTTCTGCCGCTGGTAAATTAAAAGCAGTCGCAGCCCAAAAATTATTTTTGCTCTCTAATGATTCATATCTGTTTCCCCAAATTTCTTTTATTGTTGGGCGACTGTCTAAAAACTCTTTTTTATTTTTTATATTAAAATATCGACACCATCTTTCATTTACATCAACATAGACACCATCACTGTTTATATAAGATATTGCAACCATTGCTGAATTGAATATAGTCTTGTATTTCAACATGATGTCTTTTTCTTCAACCTCTCTTTGATAGTGTTCTGTAATGTCTTTGTTCGTTCCAATGATAGTAGTTACTTTACCATATTTATTCCTTTCAAGGACATTAGCAACAACTTGATAAACTTTCATTTTACAATCATAGGAAGGGCTTATTATAACTATATCTTGAAATTTACTTCTTTTACCGTCAATAAGCATATTAAAGTTATGCTCCATATTGTTTGATTTATTTTCTTTTATAAATTTAGTAAAGTTGTCGAATTCTGTTACATTCTTTATATCCTCTTTGCTATCTATCCGTAAAAACTTTTTTTCTTTTACATTGTATATCCATAACATTATGTTACCGGATTTAATAGCTAAAGCAAGTCTTCCGTCCAAAAGGCTTATTCGTTTATTTTGGTCGTTGATCCTTTTTCTGTATATGAAGTTAAAAATGAGAAGTATAACAAAGATAAAAGCGATAAAACTAATAGAAAATATTATCCATTTAGGAATAATGTGTTTTGAATTATTATAGAACCATTTATCATATATATATGATAGATTACCATCTGCATGCTCTTTAGCAAAAACGGAATCCAATTTTGCTATTAAGGCAGAGTCTGTTCCCATAAATTTATATGCAGATGGCTGCATACCTTGAATATTTCTTATTTCTATGCTGTCAAAATGTAAGTTACCTTTAAGATATTCAAGTCCAAGAGAATTCCATACAATAAAGTCTGCATTCCTGTTACTTAAATCATACATGGCCTTTTTCATGTCCTCATAAGTCAATGCATTCTTGGTCCATCCGTATTTTCTTAAGATATCTTGAGATCCGCTGCCGTTATGAATTATTACCTTGGCGTTTTTAAGCTCTTCGAAATTTGTTATATGTGTTTCTCCTTTTCTGTATGCAACTGCATGTACAAGATATGTTATACTTTGTTCGCTGAATATAAAAGATTTTTTATTGTCTTGTGTTGATGTTCCCCATGACAGCTGTGCTTTCCCGCTATGTAGGTCGTTTATAACGTCTTCTCTATACTTTAGTCTTATTACGTAAGGAATGTTTAGTTTGTTAAGTATATGTTTCGTGATATCTATATCTATACCCGTAGGAGAACCTTCTTCATTGATATATGATAGTGGCCATAAACTCCATAACCCTTCAACTACAAGAGGATTATTCTTCGTATATTTGTGAGCTTGATGATTGTAAACAGGCAAGTTGCTAGCCTGCCCATAAAGCCCAATAGGCAAAAAAAACGAACAAAATATACAAAAAAAGATATATTTGGCGCTGTTCAGGTTGTGCATGAAAAAGTATTTTGGGCACAAATATACTTATTTTTATACAAAAGCGCAACTCTTTTAATAAAAATATTAGTATTGAAGATGTTTCATATTATGACCACCCCAGCATTTATTATCTACGTATTTAAATCCAATAGTTGTATATAGTTTTTCTGCTTTAGGGTTTCCTATATCAACAAGAAGTCCCGTCTTTTTGATTCTTAATCTTTTAGACTTCTTTATAGTCTCTTTAATGAGAGATGTTGCTATTCCCAAATGCTGATAATCTTCAGCAACAGCAAGTGAATCTATGTATAGTTCTCCTTTCTGAGTCTCATCTTCCATATCACTGTAGTCAAGCCCAAATTCTTTTTTTGCTTCATCTATGAAGGCTTTGCGAAGTTCTTGCAGCATAGCCCCATCATAGCTTACTATAATTCCAACAATCTTGTTCGACTCAATGGCTACCATCGTATTATGATAACTGTATTGGGAATCTTCACGTTCCACAAGTGTTGTCATCATTCTATTAAAATCATCTAATGTATGATCAGACCCGGCAAAATTTTTACAGCATTCATAATTCATCGCTTTCATTATAAGTGATGCAATATCTTTGGATTGGTCCTTTTTGGCCGTAGTAATTATCATATATGTTATTTTTTTATTGAGAAGGTAAATTTTAATCCACCTTTTTCCATGTTACTGGCAGTGATATTACCTTTGTGAATTATTACTGCATTTTTTACAATAGCAAGCCCAAGCCCAGTTCCTCCAGCTTTTCTGCTACGTCCTTTGTCAATTCTGTAGAAGCGTTCAAATAAGCGACTAAGGTGCTCAGCACCAACGCCTATCCCATTGTCATAAAAATTGAACTCCCAAAAAGGTCCGTTTTCTTTTGCTGTAATATTTATTTTTGTACCATCGCCAGCATACGCAATTGCATTATCTGTGAGGTTCCTGAAAATACTGTACAAAAGTGAGGCATTGCCATTTACAATCAAATCTTGTGGAAGTTCGTAAGAAAAGGTCATATTCCTTTTTGCTATTTCTATAGCCGTATCTTTCTTTATATTTTCAACGATGTTACTTATATTAACAGGTTCAAAATCTATCATGTGTGGTGCATCGTCTAATCTATTTAGTGTGGATATGTCATGCAGTAGACTACTTAACCGTTTACTTTGAGAATAACATCTTTCTAGGAACTGCTGTTTTGTCTCTGAGGTGATCTTTGGATTGTCAAGAATAGTTTCAAGATACCCCTCTATACTAGCTACAGGAGTTTTTAGTTCATGAGCTATATTTTGAGTCAATTGTCGTTTTAATATTGTTTGTTCTTCCTTTGTTTTTTGAAGCTGTTTGTAAATCTTTATTATTTTTTCAGCTATTTCGCCCAATTCATCTGCAGAAAATTCAACAAGATCCTCTGTGTCAATTGATTCATTGTGTTCTGCTCTTGATGCGAATATCCTTAATTTTGTAACATTTCTACCTAGTCGTTGTACAAATCTGTATAATATTAACGTTAGGGTAATTACTACGATAAGGGTGAACCATATATAATGTTGATCGGCTTGTAGCGATTTTGATAGATTGTTATTGTATGGAAGTGCTGATCGTATAATAAATTTATCTTGTGGAAAATATGTCGCAGAATAAAAAAAGTCTCCTTTAAGCGTCATACTATTGCGGTTTATATCATAGCCAGTTCCATTAGCAAGAGCTTGTCTTATTTCTTGTCGATTACTGTGATTCTGTATATTTGAATAGTCTTTGCGTATGTTGTCATAAAAAACTTTTCCGCGTTGGTCTATTAATGTTACACGCAATCCATGCATATGATTTCTTTGAACGAATTTATTAATAGTATTTTCGTTATGGTTACCATTATAATGCAATACATCCTCCAACCTATAATTGTAATTTTGCAATTCCATATTTAGGGTAGATATCTTAAATGCCCTTTCTCTATATTGCTGAAATACGATAAATAGAACTGCAAATAGAAGAAAAAGTGGTAATACAGATAAGTATAACTTGTGACCTACTGATATACGCTCCATGTCTTAATGTTATGCATCAAAATAATAACCAAACCCTAATCTTGTAACGATACATTTTGAGTAAGGACCAACTTTCTTTCTGAGTCGCGTAATATTTACATCTACTGTGCGATCTAAAACCAGAACGTCATTTGGCCATATACGATCTATAAGTTGTTGTCTTGAGAATACACGACCTTTGTCTTCAAGAAGAGTTCGTAATATTTCAAATTCAGTTTTAGTTACAGGAACATCATTTCCTTCAATTGAGAGGGTCTTATTATCTAGATTAAGTATAAGTTCTTGATATTTGATCATATTATGACCTTCTTCTTCGCTTTGCCCAATTGTTCTTCTTAGCACAGCTCGTATTCTTACCAGGACTTCTCGTATTGAGAATGGTTTTGATATATAGTCATCTGCACCTAAGTTAAAGCCTGTTACGGTGTCATTCTCAGTGTCTCTTGCTGTAAGAAATATTATAGGGATATCTTTTGTGTTCTCATTTTGTTTTAATTTGCGGGCTAATGCAAAACCAGACATTTGTCCCATCATAACATCAAGCATTAACAAATTGTAAGATGATAAATCTAAAGTTAATACTTCTTCTGCAGAATTAGCCGTTTCTACAGCATAACCTTCTGTCTCAAGGTTGAACTTAAGAATCTCACAGAGATCCTCTTCATCGTCAACTACTAATATACGGTAATCATTTTCAGCCATAATTGTGTTTCGTGTTTATTATAACTGCAAAGATAAAGCATAAAATTTAAACTTGTATATCAAATATGTTACATTTTTATTACGCACTAATATAAATGTTATTCTTTTTTATTAACTTTGCCGAAAATTAACAAAAAATACAATTATTATGAATAGAAAATCATTGATTTTAGTCGCTTTATTATCTTTTTTTGCATTTAGTTCAAAGGCTCAGTTAAATATACAATTGCACAGAGATTTTGGTAGACATATGTATAGTGCGTTGAATAAAAATATGGAAAGACCACTTTGGACATCTACTGTTGAGGATTATATAACAGATAAGTGGCATGGTTCTACTTATTTCTTTGTTGATATGGACTATAATAATAGTGGAGTGGCATCTTCTTATTGGGAGCTTTCTCATGAATTTGCTATTGGCAAATCTCCTTTTGCATTTCATGTAGAATATAATGGTGGTAATGGAGTTGGATATTATGTTAACAACGCTTATTTGCTTGGTACGGCATATAATTATAATTCACCTGACTATAATGCAGGTATATCTTTTCAGGCTATGTATAAGTATATACAGAAAAATACTAGCCCTAATAACTTTCAGTTGACAACAGTCTGGTATCTTAATTTTGCTAAAGGATTATTACGTTTTGATGGCTTTGCTGATTTTTGGCGTGAAAGCAATACACATAGCCATTCAATATTTATTAGTGAACCACAAATTTGGTTTAATCTAAATAAGGTTAAGGGAGTAGACAAAGATTTTAATCTTAGTTTTGGTTCTGAGGTAGAAGTATCGAAAGACTTTGCTGGGCGAGATGGATGGTATTGCATTCCTACAGCTGCAGTGAAATGGACTTTCAAATAAAATAATATTAAAACAAGAATCCTCGCAATAATAGTATAGCGAGGATTCTTGTTTATTATAGAGGATACTCTTCGAATGCGTAAAGCACGGTAGATAAGTATCGTTCTCCTGTGTCGGGAAGTAATACTACAATTTTTTTATTTGTATTCTCTTTCCTTTTAGCAATCTCTGCGGCAGCAAAAGCAGCAGCGCCTGAAGATATTCCGACCAACAGTCCTTCTGATTGAGCTAGTTGACGGCCTGTGCGTATAGCATCATCATTTTCAACTTCGAATATTTCATCTATTGTTGTTGCATCATAAGTTTTAGGTACGAATCCTGCACCTATACCTTGTATCTTGTGAGGTCCGCTTTTACCACCACTAAGGACTGGCGATGACGCAGGTTCTACAGCAATTATTTTAATATTAGGATTCTCTTCTTTAAGACGCTTTCCGATACCTGATATAGTTCCACCTGTACCAACTCCTGCAATGAAAATGTCTACGTTACCGTCTGTCTGATTCCATATTTCTTTTCCTGTAGTCTCGTAATGTCTCTTAGGATTAGCTGGATTTTCAAACTGTTGCAGTATGATTGCCCCTGGAATAGAATCTCTCAATTCTTCGGCAGCTTTTATCGCTCCAGGCATACCCTCACTTCCCTTTGTGAGACGTACTTCTGCACCATATGCTTTAACAAGATTTCTTCGCTCAACGCTCATTGTTTCAGGCATAGTAAGAATAAGTTTGTAACCTTTAACAGCTGATACAAGAGCTAGTCCTACACCAGTATTGCCACTAGTTGGTTCAATAATTGTAGCTCCAGGTTTTAGCTTGCCTGTTTTTTCTGCATCTTCAATCATTGCAAGAGCTATTCTGTCTTTTACACTTCCACCTGGATTGAAAAACTCAATCTTTGCTATGATAGGATTCTTTAGACCTTTTAAAACTGAAAACTTATTTAACTCTAATAACGGTGTGTTACCGATGAGTTCAGTCAATTGCTTTGCGATCTTTGCCATAATATTCTGTTTTTATTTTATTTACTATTTTACTGCGTCAAATGCTTGTTGCAGGTCATCTATTATATCATCAATATGTTCTGTACCGATACTTAAACGGATTGTGTTTTCATAAATACCTTGTTTCTTAAGTTCTTCTTTACTTAATTGACTATGGGTCGTTGTTGCCGGATGTATTACAAGACTCTTCACATCTGCTACATTAGCTAATAGAGAAAATATCTGCAGATGATCAATAAAATCCCATGCTTCTTTTTCTCCACCTTTTATTTCGAATGTAAAGATAGAGCCACCTCCATTCGGGAACAACTTCTCGTATAGAGCATGATCTGGGTGATTAGGAAGCGAAGGATGGTTCACTTTTAGTACTTTAGGGTTCTTTGCAAGGTATTCAACCACTTTTTTTGTGTTGTAAGCATGACGCTCTACACGTAGACTAAGTGTTTCAAGACCTTGAAGTAATATCCATGCATTGAAAGGAGATATAGTAGCGCCTGTATCTCTCAGTATGACTGCACGTATACGAGTTACAAATGCTGCAGCTCCAGCTACGTCTGCAAATATTGCTCCATGATAACTGGGGTCTGGTTTCGCTAATGATGGATATTTTTCGGCATTAGCTTTCCAGTCAAAATGGCCACCATCAACAATTACACCACCAAGACTACTTCCGTGTCCACCTATAAATTTAGTAGCAGAGTGTACAACAATATCTGCGCCATGTTCGATTGGACGAATTAGATACGGAGTTCCGAAAGTGTTATCTACAATTACTATTGTGTTATGTTTGTGAGCGATAGTTGATATTTTGTCTATATCTGTGACGCTTGCGTTTGGATTGCCGAACGTTTCTATTATGATTGCTTTTGTGTTTTGTTTGAAAGCGGATTCTATTTCTTCGAAATTAGATGGGTCTACTATAGTAGTCTCAACTCCCTGTGTACTAAGCGTATGTTCCAATAGATTGAAAGTACCACCATATAAATTATTGGCAGCTATTATGTGGTCACCGTTGCGTGCAATATTTTGCAATGAGTAAGTTATTGCAGCTGCTCCAGATGCAACAGCTAATCCTGCTACACCGCCTTCAAGAGCAGCAACACGATTTTCGAATACACTCTGTGTCGAGTTAGTTAGTCGCCCATATATGTTACCTTCGTCTCTCAAACCGAAACGATCTGCAGCATGTTTTGAATTCCTAAAAACATATGATGTTGTTTGATAAATTGGCACTGCACGTGAGTCGGTGGCTGGATCAGCTTGTTCTTGACCTACATGTAGTTGTAGTGTTTCAAAATGGAATTTTTTGTTACTCATAATCTTATCGTTTTTAATTATTATATTCTTTATGCATTATATTCTTATTGATTTCATAATTATGATGCAAAGATACAATGATTATAAGTACAATAAAATAGCACAATTGGGTCATTTATTATACCATATTTATGGTATTTAGTTTAAAAAAGTACTAGAACCATTAGTTATTATCATTTTCTTCTCCAAGATAGTGTGATACATCTTGTTTTAATTTCTTAAAAGGTAGTGAGTTTATATATCCGGAATTTTTCTTTAACATAGCTGCTATATCTTCAAGGCTGTGTTCATAGCACGAAAGTTCATTATGCATTTGGGTGTTGTGCAAAGCATTATTATATATATCATTTTCTCTTTCACGACGAAGATATTCACAAACATAACTTAATATAGGCGATACTACATTATCGAATATATGGTGCCCCTGTATATATAGATATGTGGTTTCAGGAGTAACTCCTAACAGCCTTATCTCTTCATCCATTTTATCATATTTATCGTTAAGCTCAGGATAAGTATGTTGAAGTTGTTTCAGCTTTTTGCTTGTCTTGTTACGAATATTTAATATAGTATTCTCAGGATAGTGCATATTAAACCCACCAAGTTCTACAACCTTACAGAAATCTGTAATAGTAAATTCATGGTAAAAGTCTTCTCTATGTATCATTATGCTCCATACGAAAAGAGGATAGCATGCCTCTGAGTACTGTTTCATGAATTCTACAAAGTCAAATACTGCGTGATCGTTGAGAGTTACCATCACACATACATCATGTAGGCTAGGAGCGTAGCATTGATAATTTTCTATCGCATATACATAAGTATGGAACACATAAGGGCTATCTAATATTTTCTTTGATATAGGCGTGATACCTTGCATAAGATAGTCGTAGTCTGCATCTACACATGCTATCATATCTTCGCCAATGCGTTCTCCAATAAAATTCATAAGAACAGATTTCTTACCTTTCGTGAGGTTTACACGTGATGGTAACATAACCTCAAAATACCGCTTGTCGTTTTCAAATCCACTCAATACTGTACGCCAAAAGTATACATCATCATAACTTTCAACATAAGCGATGATACGACGTCTCGCATTCTTCGGAGTCATTT comes from the Xylanibacter oryzae DSM 17970 genome and includes:
- a CDS encoding O-acetylhomoserine aminocarboxypropyltransferase/cysteine synthase family protein, whose amino-acid sequence is MSNKKFHFETLQLHVGQEQADPATDSRAVPIYQTTSYVFRNSKHAADRFGLRDEGNIYGRLTNSTQSVFENRVAALEGGVAGLAVASGAAAITYSLQNIARNGDHIIAANNLYGGTFNLLEHTLSTQGVETTIVDPSNFEEIESAFKQNTKAIIIETFGNPNASVTDIDKISTIAHKHNTIVIVDNTFGTPYLIRPIEHGADIVVHSATKFIGGHGSSLGGVIVDGGHFDWKANAEKYPSLAKPDPSYHGAIFADVAGAAAFVTRIRAVILRDTGATISPFNAWILLQGLETLSLRVERHAYNTKKVVEYLAKNPKVLKVNHPSLPNHPDHALYEKLFPNGGGSIFTFEIKGGEKEAWDFIDHLQIFSLLANVADVKSLVIHPATTTHSQLSKEELKKQGIYENTIRLSIGTEHIDDIIDDLQQAFDAVK
- a CDS encoding DUF4435 domain-containing protein, coding for MSYRLKDNLNSRYFEAANKMTPKNARRRIIAYVESYDDVYFWRTVLSGFENDKRYFEVMLPSRVNLTKGKKSVLMNFIGERIGEDMIACVDADYDYLMQGITPISKKILDSPYVFHTYVYAIENYQCYAPSLHDVCVMVTLNDHAVFDFVEFMKQYSEACYPLFVWSIMIHREDFYHEFTITDFCKVVELGGFNMHYPENTILNIRNKTSKKLKQLQHTYPELNDKYDKMDEEIRLLGVTPETTYLYIQGHHIFDNVVSPILSYVCEYLRRERENDIYNNALHNTQMHNELSCYEHSLEDIAAMLKKNSGYINSLPFKKLKQDVSHYLGEENDNN
- a CDS encoding nucleoside-specific channel-forming Tsx family protein, which encodes MNRKSLILVALLSFFAFSSKAQLNIQLHRDFGRHMYSALNKNMERPLWTSTVEDYITDKWHGSTYFFVDMDYNNSGVASSYWELSHEFAIGKSPFAFHVEYNGGNGVGYYVNNAYLLGTAYNYNSPDYNAGISFQAMYKYIQKNTSPNNFQLTTVWYLNFAKGLLRFDGFADFWRESNTHSHSIFISEPQIWFNLNKVKGVDKDFNLSFGSEVEVSKDFAGRDGWYCIPTAAVKWTFK
- a CDS encoding response regulator transcription factor gives rise to the protein MAENDYRILVVDDEEDLCEILKFNLETEGYAVETANSAEEVLTLDLSSYNLLMLDVMMGQMSGFALARKLKQNENTKDIPIIFLTARDTENDTVTGFNLGADDYISKPFSIREVLVRIRAVLRRTIGQSEEEGHNMIKYQELILNLDNKTLSIEGNDVPVTKTEFEILRTLLEDKGRVFSRQQLIDRIWPNDVLVLDRTVDVNITRLRKKVGPYSKCIVTRLGFGYYFDA
- the cysK gene encoding cysteine synthase A, encoding MAKIAKQLTELIGNTPLLELNKFSVLKGLKNPIIAKIEFFNPGGSVKDRIALAMIEDAEKTGKLKPGATIIEPTSGNTGVGLALVSAVKGYKLILTMPETMSVERRNLVKAYGAEVRLTKGSEGMPGAIKAAEELRDSIPGAIILQQFENPANPKRHYETTGKEIWNQTDGNVDIFIAGVGTGGTISGIGKRLKEENPNIKIIAVEPASSPVLSGGKSGPHKIQGIGAGFVPKTYDATTIDEIFEVENDDAIRTGRQLAQSEGLLVGISSGAAAFAAAEIAKRKENTNKKIVVLLPDTGERYLSTVLYAFEEYPL
- a CDS encoding sensor histidine kinase — translated: MERISVGHKLYLSVLPLFLLFAVLFIVFQQYRERAFKISTLNMELQNYNYRLEDVLHYNGNHNENTINKFVQRNHMHGLRVTLIDQRGKVFYDNIRKDYSNIQNHSNRQEIRQALANGTGYDINRNSMTLKGDFFYSATYFPQDKFIIRSALPYNNNLSKSLQADQHYIWFTLIVVITLTLILYRFVQRLGRNVTKLRIFASRAEHNESIDTEDLVEFSADELGEIAEKIIKIYKQLQKTKEEQTILKRQLTQNIAHELKTPVASIEGYLETILDNPKITSETKQQFLERCYSQSKRLSSLLHDISTLNRLDDAPHMIDFEPVNISNIVENIKKDTAIEIAKRNMTFSYELPQDLIVNGNASLLYSIFRNLTDNAIAYAGDGTKINITAKENGPFWEFNFYDNGIGVGAEHLSRLFERFYRIDKGRSRKAGGTGLGLAIVKNAVIIHKGNITASNMEKGGLKFTFSIKK